A window of the Kosakonia sp. BYX6 genome harbors these coding sequences:
- the exaC gene encoding acetaldehyde dehydrogenase ExaC, giving the protein MKYLHPGLAGANVSFKARYGNYIGGEFVDPVEGRWFTNTSPVTGQVIAEFPRSNAADIDKALDAAHAAAAAWGKTSVQERSNVLLAIADRIEANLELLALTETWDNGKPIRETMGADIPLAVDHFRYFAGCIRAQEGTAAEIDSNTVAYHIYEPLGVVGQIIPWNFPILMAAWKLAPALAAGNCVVLKPAEQTPLGICVLMELIGDLLPKGVLNVVHGFGTEAGEPLARSKRIEKIAFTGSTPIGRHILSCAAENIIPSTVELGGKSPNIYFEDVLNGDPDYIDKAIEGVVLGFFNQGEVCTCPSRVLVQESIYPQFVEKVIARMENIRKGDPFDTDTMIGAQASQEQYEKILSYITIAREEGGEIITGGAHVEHGDALENGYYIQPTLIKGHNGMRCFQEEIFGPVIGITTFKDEAEALQIANDTEFGLGAGLWTLDINRAWRMGRAIKAGRVWTNCYHLYPAHAAFGGYKNSGVGRETHKLALSHYQQIKNLLVSYSGSPLGLY; this is encoded by the coding sequence ATGAAATATCTGCACCCTGGCCTTGCTGGCGCGAACGTGTCATTTAAAGCGCGTTATGGCAACTATATTGGCGGCGAATTTGTTGACCCGGTGGAAGGCCGTTGGTTTACCAACACCTCGCCGGTCACCGGACAGGTGATTGCCGAGTTCCCGCGCTCTAACGCGGCCGATATTGATAAAGCACTGGATGCCGCGCACGCCGCCGCCGCCGCGTGGGGCAAAACCAGTGTGCAGGAACGTTCGAACGTATTGCTGGCGATTGCCGATCGCATTGAAGCGAACCTCGAACTGCTGGCGCTGACGGAAACCTGGGATAACGGCAAACCGATTCGTGAAACCATGGGCGCAGATATTCCGCTGGCAGTCGATCATTTCCGCTATTTCGCGGGCTGTATTCGCGCGCAGGAAGGCACTGCCGCGGAGATCGACAGCAACACCGTGGCCTATCACATTTACGAGCCGCTGGGCGTGGTCGGGCAGATAATCCCATGGAACTTCCCGATTCTGATGGCGGCCTGGAAGCTGGCGCCCGCGCTGGCAGCGGGCAACTGCGTGGTACTCAAACCCGCCGAACAAACGCCGCTCGGCATTTGTGTGTTGATGGAGTTGATTGGCGATCTGCTGCCAAAAGGTGTGCTGAATGTGGTTCACGGTTTCGGCACTGAAGCGGGCGAACCGCTGGCGCGCAGCAAACGCATTGAAAAAATCGCTTTCACCGGTTCAACGCCGATTGGCCGCCACATCCTCTCTTGCGCGGCGGAAAACATCATTCCGAGCACCGTCGAACTGGGCGGCAAATCGCCCAATATTTACTTCGAAGATGTGCTGAATGGCGACCCGGATTACATCGATAAAGCGATTGAAGGCGTGGTGCTCGGCTTCTTCAACCAAGGAGAAGTGTGTACCTGCCCGTCGCGCGTGCTGGTGCAGGAGTCCATCTACCCGCAGTTCGTCGAAAAAGTGATTGCCCGCATGGAGAACATTCGTAAAGGCGACCCGTTTGACACGGATACCATGATCGGCGCACAAGCTTCGCAAGAGCAGTACGAAAAAATCCTCTCCTATATCACCATCGCCCGTGAAGAGGGTGGCGAAATCATTACCGGCGGCGCGCATGTTGAACATGGCGACGCGCTGGAAAACGGGTATTACATCCAGCCCACGCTGATTAAAGGGCACAACGGCATGCGCTGTTTCCAGGAGGAGATCTTTGGGCCAGTGATTGGCATCACCACGTTTAAAGACGAAGCGGAAGCGTTGCAGATTGCCAACGATACGGAATTCGGCCTGGGCGCCGGGTTGTGGACGCTGGACATCAATCGAGCGTGGCGCATGGGGCGCGCGATCAAAGCCGGTCGCGTATGGACCAACTGTTACCACCTCTATCCGGCACACGCCGCGTTTGGGGGGTACAAAAACTCGGGCGTCGGGCGTGAAACCCACAAACTGGCGCTGAGCCACTACCAGCAGATCAAAAACCTGCTGGTCAGCTACAGCGGTTCGCCGCTGGGCCTGTACTAA
- the adhP gene encoding alcohol dehydrogenase AdhP, with protein MQLKTMKAAVVKAFGEPLVIEEVMVPAVEPGKILVKIAATGVCHTDLHAAEGDWPVKPNPPFIPGHEGVGHVVAVGPGVTHVKEGDRVGVPWLYSACGYCEHCLGGWETLCHSQQNSGYSVNGSFAEYCLADANYVGILPDNVGFNEIAPILCAGVTVYKGLKMTEARAGQWVVISGIGGLGHLAIQYAVAMGMNVAAVDIDDEKLDFARRLGASVVVNAREEDPGTRFHAEFGGAHGVLVTAVSPKAFEQATTMMRRGGTMVLNGLPPGKFDLSIFDMVLDGTTVRGSIVGTRKDLQEALDFAGHNKVHAEIAVEPLENINGIFDRMRAGKITGRIVVDMSM; from the coding sequence ATGCAACTGAAAACCATGAAAGCCGCCGTCGTAAAGGCGTTTGGCGAGCCGCTGGTGATTGAAGAGGTGATGGTGCCTGCCGTTGAACCGGGCAAAATCCTCGTCAAAATCGCAGCGACCGGCGTCTGTCACACGGATCTGCATGCAGCGGAAGGCGACTGGCCGGTGAAGCCGAATCCGCCGTTTATTCCCGGCCACGAAGGTGTCGGGCATGTAGTGGCGGTGGGGCCAGGCGTGACGCATGTGAAGGAGGGCGACAGAGTCGGCGTGCCGTGGCTTTACTCAGCCTGCGGGTATTGCGAACACTGCCTGGGCGGGTGGGAAACACTCTGCCATTCACAGCAGAACTCCGGTTATTCGGTCAACGGCAGCTTTGCCGAGTACTGCCTGGCGGATGCGAACTACGTCGGGATCTTGCCGGACAATGTCGGTTTTAATGAAATTGCGCCGATCCTCTGCGCCGGCGTCACGGTCTATAAAGGGCTGAAAATGACCGAAGCACGCGCCGGGCAGTGGGTTGTGATTTCCGGTATCGGCGGGTTGGGACACTTGGCGATCCAGTACGCGGTGGCGATGGGCATGAACGTGGCGGCGGTGGATATCGACGATGAAAAACTCGACTTTGCCCGTCGGCTCGGCGCATCGGTGGTGGTGAACGCCCGCGAAGAGGATCCCGGTACGCGTTTTCACGCCGAGTTTGGCGGCGCGCATGGCGTGCTGGTCACCGCGGTGTCGCCCAAAGCCTTTGAGCAGGCGACCACCATGATGCGCCGTGGCGGCACTATGGTGCTGAACGGGTTGCCGCCGGGGAAATTCGATCTGTCGATTTTCGATATGGTGCTGGATGGCACCACCGTGCGCGGGTCGATTGTTGGCACGCGTAAGGATTTGCAGGAGGCATTGGATTTCGCCGGGCACAATAAAGTGCATGCGGAAATCGCCGTCGAACCGCTGGAAAACATCAACGGCATTTTTGATCGCATGCGCGCCGGGAAAATCACCGGCCGCATTGTGGTGGATATGTCGATGTAA
- a CDS encoding GlxA family transcriptional regulator, with amino-acid sequence MKTFLIIVPDGGMLFESAGIADILMQANRLHPTDTHSPRYKITIATTQPHQVIHGQSGLNLLADHRLPEIDPRQPWDTIMITGRGIDEDEGTAVVDWLHLAAPHARRVVSICGGAMLLAQTGLLDGRRATTHWRLLETMQAQFPKIQVEGGPLYIQDGPIWTSGGVSSGFDLTLALVEEDYGFTLARDVAQDLVMYLRRPGGQLQFSRFHLQQASSVGPISELQSWILEHLADDLSVETLAAQVAMSPRNFTRVFTRQTGVSPARYVAEARLAAARDRLEQTSDTLDRIATLSGFGSSINLRRIFERQLHLTPGEYRQRFHSRKMA; translated from the coding sequence ATGAAAACTTTCCTGATTATCGTTCCTGATGGCGGCATGCTGTTCGAATCCGCCGGTATCGCCGACATTCTGATGCAGGCTAATCGCCTGCATCCCACTGATACGCACTCACCGCGTTACAAAATAACCATCGCCACCACGCAGCCGCACCAGGTGATCCACGGGCAGTCCGGGTTAAACCTGCTGGCGGATCATCGCTTACCGGAAATCGATCCGCGTCAACCGTGGGACACCATTATGATTACCGGGCGCGGCATTGATGAAGACGAAGGCACCGCCGTGGTGGACTGGCTGCATCTCGCCGCGCCGCACGCCCGGCGCGTTGTGTCGATTTGCGGCGGCGCCATGCTGCTGGCGCAGACCGGTTTGCTGGACGGTCGGCGCGCAACCACCCACTGGCGCTTGCTGGAAACCATGCAGGCACAATTTCCAAAAATTCAGGTCGAAGGTGGCCCGCTCTACATTCAGGATGGGCCGATATGGACGTCCGGCGGCGTCAGTTCCGGCTTTGATTTAACGCTGGCGCTGGTTGAAGAGGATTACGGTTTTACCCTCGCCCGCGATGTAGCGCAGGATCTGGTGATGTACCTGCGCCGCCCCGGCGGGCAATTGCAGTTCAGCCGCTTTCACTTGCAACAGGCCAGCAGCGTCGGGCCGATCAGTGAGTTGCAAAGCTGGATTCTGGAACACCTTGCAGACGATTTATCCGTCGAAACCCTGGCCGCGCAGGTGGCGATGAGCCCGCGCAATTTCACCCGCGTCTTTACCCGCCAGACGGGCGTCTCCCCGGCCCGTTATGTCGCCGAAGCGCGTCTCGCCGCCGCCCGCGATCGTCTGGAACAAACCAGCGACACGCTGGATCGCATTGCCACTCTCAGCGGTTTTGGCAGCAGTATTAACCTGCGGCGCATTTTTGAACGCCAGTTGCACCTAACACCCGGCGAATACCGCCAGCGCTTCCATAGCCGCAAAATGGCGTAA
- a CDS encoding sigma-54-dependent Fis family transcriptional regulator, with protein MAPRARALSPAFHQASLPYQLEDSWQRSSSYGLTREDDAQPWVASSMLKDARAENGWINQLVAPMLARLRPELSSHPSIMVMSDASGLVLETYGNRDFLHKAQRYALAPGNLWGEPARGTNAIGTALALQRHCEVAGGEHFLSRNAGLFCSAAPIFRPDGRIAGVLDLSTPAQAPRHDAAALIRRAVCQIEHAWASSALGADRWLLSLHHDPQVLGSAQELVLIFEDNTLLGANKLAMDEFSLTANQFGALDIHTLFPGINLRAGETALKSSNRRHYYARQTLPARRFSARSIAHQQDENAREKEKALRIVNAGIALCITGETGCGKEHLARELHQRSQWRAGNFVAINCAALPEHLIESELFGYVAGAFTGASPKGYIGKCREADGGILFLDEIGDMPLALQTRLLRVLQEKKVTPLGANSTVEVNFALICATHQDLGARVNAGTFREDLLYRIQEFHLRIPPLREWLHVEGFIHKLWQELGAPNRGLTLCDEVVTTLARRPWPGNVRQLLSQLRVLMALAEDGDRITLADLPGEILPAQFAEPARHADEQQAIAEAQGNMSLAAKKLGISRSTLYRRLEKNKLMHS; from the coding sequence ATGGCACCACGCGCCCGCGCTTTATCCCCCGCCTTTCACCAGGCGAGCCTGCCTTATCAACTGGAAGACTCATGGCAGCGCAGTTCGAGTTACGGATTGACCCGAGAGGATGACGCGCAGCCCTGGGTTGCCTCCTCGATGCTGAAAGATGCCCGCGCTGAAAATGGCTGGATCAACCAGCTGGTTGCGCCAATGCTGGCGCGCCTGCGCCCGGAACTCTCCAGCCATCCGTCGATTATGGTGATGTCCGATGCCAGCGGTCTGGTGCTCGAAACGTATGGCAATCGCGATTTTCTGCATAAAGCGCAGCGCTATGCGCTCGCGCCCGGCAATTTATGGGGCGAACCTGCGCGCGGCACCAATGCCATCGGCACGGCATTAGCGTTACAACGTCACTGCGAGGTGGCAGGCGGCGAACATTTTCTCAGCCGCAACGCCGGGTTGTTTTGCTCTGCCGCGCCGATATTCCGCCCGGATGGGCGTATCGCCGGGGTGCTGGATCTCTCGACACCCGCGCAGGCGCCGCGCCATGATGCTGCTGCGCTGATTCGCCGCGCGGTGTGCCAAATTGAACATGCCTGGGCGAGCAGTGCGCTCGGCGCCGATCGCTGGTTGCTCAGCCTGCACCACGATCCTCAGGTGCTCGGCAGCGCCCAGGAATTGGTGTTGATTTTTGAAGACAACACCCTGCTCGGTGCCAACAAGCTGGCGATGGATGAGTTTTCGCTGACGGCAAACCAGTTCGGCGCGCTGGATATTCACACCCTGTTTCCAGGCATTAATCTGCGGGCAGGCGAAACGGCGCTCAAGTCCAGCAACCGTCGCCACTACTATGCCCGCCAGACGCTGCCAGCACGCCGCTTCAGCGCGCGCAGCATTGCTCATCAGCAAGATGAAAATGCGCGCGAGAAAGAGAAAGCGTTGCGCATTGTGAATGCCGGAATTGCGCTTTGCATCACCGGCGAAACTGGCTGCGGCAAAGAGCACCTGGCGCGCGAACTCCACCAGCGCAGCCAGTGGCGCGCGGGGAATTTCGTGGCGATTAACTGCGCCGCACTGCCGGAACATTTGATTGAGTCTGAACTGTTTGGCTATGTTGCCGGTGCGTTCACCGGTGCCAGCCCGAAAGGCTATATCGGTAAATGCCGCGAAGCCGACGGCGGTATCCTGTTTCTGGATGAGATCGGCGATATGCCGCTGGCGTTGCAAACCCGTTTATTGCGCGTGTTGCAGGAGAAAAAAGTGACGCCGCTTGGCGCGAACAGCACGGTTGAGGTCAACTTTGCGCTGATTTGCGCCACGCACCAGGATTTGGGCGCGCGGGTTAACGCCGGGACATTTCGGGAAGATTTGCTGTATCGCATTCAGGAATTTCATTTACGCATTCCGCCGCTGCGCGAATGGCTGCATGTCGAAGGCTTTATTCACAAGCTGTGGCAGGAGCTTGGCGCGCCAAACCGCGGCCTGACGCTGTGTGATGAGGTGGTCACCACCCTCGCCCGCCGCCCGTGGCCGGGAAATGTGCGGCAGTTGTTAAGTCAGTTACGCGTATTAATGGCGCTGGCAGAGGATGGCGATCGTATTACGCTTGCGGATTTGCCGGGTGAAATTTTACCTGCGCAATTCGCTGAACCGGCGCGGCACGCAGATGAACAGCAGGCGATTGCCGAGGCGCAAGGCAATATGAGCCTTGCGGCCAAAAAACTGGGCATTTCCCGTAGCACGCTGTACCGGCGTCTGGAGAAAAACAAGCTGATGCACAGTTGA
- the gap gene encoding type I glyceraldehyde-3-phosphate dehydrogenase codes for MVNVGINGFGRIGRNVLRAALGNADIQIVAINDLTDSKTLAHLLKHDSLLGTLPVPVEAGEGQLLVDGKAVRVFSERDPANIPWRDAGVDIVIEATGFFTDREKAAVHISSGGAKRVIISAPGKNDDLTIVLGVNDQQYDPQRHFVVSNGSCTTNGLAPAAQVLHQQFGIEHGLMNTTHAYTNSQALHDQPEKDLRGARAAALSIVPYSSGAAKALGKVIPELDGRLTGYSLRVPVPVVSIVDLTVTLKREVTVDEVNAAFREAAANGPLKGILGYSDEPLVSSDYQGDPRSSIIDGLSTLVIGGNLVKILAWYDNEWGFSNRLVDLAKLMAQRGL; via the coding sequence ATGGTTAACGTCGGCATTAATGGTTTTGGCAGGATTGGGCGCAACGTTCTGCGTGCGGCACTTGGCAACGCGGATATACAGATTGTGGCGATTAACGATCTGACCGACAGCAAAACGCTGGCGCATTTGTTGAAACACGATTCCCTGCTCGGCACCCTGCCCGTCCCGGTTGAAGCGGGCGAAGGCCAGTTGTTGGTCGACGGCAAAGCGGTTCGCGTATTCAGCGAGCGCGACCCGGCCAATATTCCGTGGCGCGACGCGGGTGTCGATATCGTGATTGAAGCGACCGGCTTTTTCACCGACCGGGAAAAAGCGGCGGTACATATCAGCAGCGGCGGCGCGAAACGCGTCATTATCTCCGCGCCGGGGAAAAATGACGATTTGACGATTGTGCTGGGGGTAAATGACCAGCAGTACGATCCGCAGCGCCACTTTGTGGTCAGCAACGGCAGTTGCACCACCAACGGTCTGGCGCCTGCCGCGCAGGTTCTGCATCAGCAGTTTGGCATTGAGCATGGCCTGATGAACACCACCCACGCCTATACCAACAGCCAGGCGCTGCACGATCAGCCGGAGAAAGATTTGCGTGGCGCACGCGCCGCCGCCCTGTCGATTGTGCCGTATTCCAGCGGTGCCGCGAAAGCGCTGGGCAAAGTGATCCCGGAGCTGGACGGGCGTTTGACGGGCTACTCGTTGCGCGTGCCGGTGCCGGTGGTGTCGATTGTCGACCTGACCGTGACGCTCAAACGCGAGGTGACCGTGGATGAAGTGAATGCCGCATTCCGCGAAGCGGCGGCAAACGGGCCGCTGAAAGGCATTCTCGGTTACAGCGATGAACCGCTGGTTTCCAGCGATTACCAGGGCGACCCGCGTTCATCCATTATCGACGGGCTATCGACGCTGGTGATTGGCGGCAATTTGGTGAAAATTCTCGCCTGGTATGATAACGAGTGGGGTTTCTCCAACCGGCTGGTTGATCTGGCGAAATTGATGGCACAACGCGGTTTGTAA